Part of the Sphingobium sp. TKS genome is shown below.
AGAGCTTGAAGATATCGAGCGGATGCTGGAGGATTTCGGGCTGGTAGAAGAAGACATAGGCCAGCCGCCCGCCAATGATGATGCCTAGCGTCGCATAGAAGATCATGTCGTCGGCATGGCGGCGCGCCATGGGCGATCCGGGCTGGGCGATGAGCTTCAGCAGATACCAGTAGCCGATCAATATGCCGGCCAGATAGGCGAGGCTGTACCATTTCAGCGTGAAGAAGCCGAGGTCGAGCGCGACCGGGCTGAGGCCGAGCTGGTCGAAACGGATGGCGCCCGAAGCGGCGGCGGCAAGGTCAAGGATCAAGTTGTCGTTCCCTTTGGGAAAATCGGACCCGCCATAGAGCAGGTTGGGGGGAAGATGAAAGGGGGCGTTTGATGGGCGCCGGTCCGGCTACAGCTCCGCATAATGGGGCGGCACCGGCGGCAGGGTGAAACGGGCGACGCCGCCGCAGAGCAGCAGCAGCGCGATGGTCAGTCCCGCCCCGCGCCGCCTGCGCAGGGGCGAACGGCCCAGGATCAGCCAGCCGATCGCCGTCGCCAGCATGGGCCAGAGATGATAGCGCAGATCCGACGATATGCTGATGACCGCGAAGCTGGCCTCCTGAAACAGGGCGGAGGCGAAGAGGGCAAGCGCCAAATCCCTGGCACTATTTCCGGCGCTATCCTTGGTCCTTCCGGATGCCAGGGCAAGGCTGGCCCACAGGCCCCAAAGAGCGGCTGCGGTCCACAGGATCGGCCAGGCCAGCGGCGTTTCCGTCAGCCATGCCGCCAGACGCTGCCATGCCGCGACCAGAGGGCTTTGAGGGTTGGCGAGGCCAAGGTCATTGGGTTCGGCCCGAGCCGGCGGCGCGGCGAGCGGCCAGTGGAGGGGAACCAGCCAGCGCTCGGTCGAATTGAGATGGGCGGCGCGATGGGCAAGATAGGCGATCGGATGGCGCGCCGCCGCCATGGCGAGCTGGAGATAGAGCGGGCCGATCGGCGCCTTTTCCATATGCCCGATGGCGGACTGGCAGGCGGGGGTGGCGCTCAGCGAGTCCCAGAACAGCGGACGGACGCAATCATCTTGTCTCAGCGCCTCGATCGCCGCCGTGGAGAGGCCGCTGTCTGCTCCGTCCCCTGCCCGCACGGCAATGCCCGCCAGGTCGTACATCGGCTGGGTGCGGCGGACGCCGCTGTCCTCCGCGTCGAACAGACCGTGGTTGATTGGCTGGGAGAGGAGCAGGATGGCCGGGATGGCGGCGATCATCAGGGCAAAGCGGGCAGCGCCGGATTGCGGCCGGGCAAGCAGCAGCATCGCCAGCGGAACGGTCGAGAAGACCGCATTGGCGCGAACCAGCGTTGCGTAGATCAGGCAGAGGATGATGACGATCAGGGCCGGCGCCGGGATGGGCTGGTGGCGCAGGCGGAAATGGCCGACAAGGCCGGTAGCGAGGGCCAGTGCGCCGATCATCTGGCTGTCCTTGATCACGACGGCGATCCATCCGCTGAGGAACGGCGTCGCGCCGACGGCAAGCAGGACGATGGCCCTCCGGCCGCCGACAGCCTGGGCCAGCAGGCCAAGGCCGATCCAGTAGCCGCTCAGTTGCAGCGCGAACATGGGCGCTGTGCCATGCTGAGCGAAGGGCAGGATCGACCAGAGCCGGGCCATGACCGGCGGATGCCAATCGTCATAGCTTCCGCTCAAAAATTGTTGATATTGAACGACTGTGTCGTAGCTCGCAATGCCCGGCCAGAAGAGAAGCAAAGAGCAGATCAGGAGAATGGCAGCGACGGTGAGTGGCCATGGCCTGGAGGTAATGGCGGCACCGGAAGAGTCGGCATTGATCTGCATGGTTCCCCCTTCAAGGCCTTGATAGCTGCCTGCAATTGCGGTCACTGTCGAGAGGGGGGAGCGGTGAGATCGGATGGGAAGCCGTCATTCCTGCGTTGATCTTTGGCCGTCATATCCAACAAAAAAGCCGCCCGGTGAGGGGCGGCTTCTCTGTTCAGGCCGAAGCTGAAACTCAGGCTTCTTCAGCCGGGGCTTCTTCGGCTTCCACGGCGATTTCGCCGGGTTCCGCGTTCGGATCATAATCTTCGGTGAAGCCGCTCTCGTCCTTTTCGAACAGATCGGCCATCACGTCCACGCCCTGCGACTGCAGTTCGGCTTCTTCCGGCGAGCGGGCGACGTTCACCGTGATGGTGACCGCGACTTCGGGATGCAGCGCAACCTTGACGTCGAACACGCCCAGGGTCTTGATCGGGCGTTCCAGCACGACCATCGCCTTGGTGACGTTGGTGACGCCATCAGCGTGCAGCGCTTCGACGACGTCGCGAACGGCGACCGAACCATAGAGGTGGCCGGCGTTGGACGACTGGCGGATCAGGACGATCTGCTTGCCGTTGACGCCTTCGGCAGCCTTTTCAGCGTCCGTGCGGCGGGCGGCGTTGTCGGCTTCGATCTTCGCGCGGTTGGCTTCGAAGACCTTCTTGTTGGCGTTGTTGGAGCGCAGCGCCTTCTTGTTGGGCAGCAGATAGTTACGCGCGTAACCGTCCTTCACGGTGACGACGTCACCGATGGCGCCCAGCTTCTCGATCCGTTCGAGGAGAATGATTTCCATGAGTCTTACTCCCTCACTTCACGATGTAGGGCAGCAGGCCCAGATGACGGGCGCGCTTGATGGCCTGGGCCAGCTCGCGCTGCTTCTTGGCGGACACCGCGGTGATGCGGCTGGGGACGATCTTGCCGCGCTCGGACACGAAGCCCTGCAGCAGACGGACGTCCTTATAATCGATCTTCGGCGCATCCTTGGCGGCGAAGGGGCAGCTCTTGCGGCGGCGGAAAAACGGGCGTGCCATTGGTCAGATCTCCTTATTCGCCGGCGGCGGCTTCTTCGCGCTCACGGCGCGGGCCACGGTCGCCACGATCTTCGCGGGGGCCACGATCGCCACGGTCACCGCGGGGGCCGCGATCACCACGCTCGGAGCGTTCCTGCTTGCGCATCATGACCGACGGGCCACCTTCCAGCTCATCGACCTTGATGGTCATGTAGCGGATGATGTCTTCGTTGATCTGGGTCTGGCGCTCCAGCTCGGCCACGACGCCGGCAGGGGCATCGATGTTGAGCATGACATAGTGCGCCTTGCGGTTCTTGGCGATCTTGTACGCGAGGCTGCGCAGACCCCAGGTTTCCACCTTGGTCACCTTGCCAGCATTTTCCTCGACGATCTTGGTGGCGGTTTCCGCCAGAGCGTCCACCTGCGCTTGTGCCAGATCCTGGCGCGCAAGGAACACATGCTCATAAAGAGCCATGGGTATTGCCTCATCTGTTGGCCGATCGCTGACGCCCACCCCATGTGGAACGCCCCTCCGGCTGTCGTCTCAAGCATTGATCCGCGCAGCCGCGAGTCACCCCGTGGCCGTGCGAAGCGGCGCCTATGACGGAAATGCGGATGAAAGGCAAGGGAGACTTGGCGTCCTGCCGCGGGTTGCATAGAGGTTGATGCAAGAGACGCAAAGGGGAGAGTGGGATGGCGGTCGGGATCGCGGCCTTGTCGCTGATATTGCTGATGATTGCGGCCTATCGGGGGATGAGCGTCATCGTGATGGCGCCGCTGCTGGCGATGCTGGCGGTGTTTCTGACCGATCCTTCCGCCGTGCCTGCGGTGTTTTCGGGGCTTTTCATGGAGAAGGTGGGGAGTTTTCTGAAGCTCTATTTCCCGGTGTTTTTGCTTGGGGCGCTGTTCGGGAAGCTGATCGAGATTTCGGGCTTTTCGCGCTCGATTGTCTCGGCGGTGATCGGGCTGGTGGGCGCGCAAAGGGCGATCCCGGCGATCATGCTGGTGACGGCGCTGCTGACCTATGGCGGGGTTTCCGTCTTTGTGGCGGTATTTGCGGTTTATCCCTTCGCCGCAGAGATGTTCCAGCAGGGGGATATTCCCAAGCGATTGGTGCCCGCGACCATTGGCCTCGGCGCGATCACCTTCACCATGGATGCGATGCCGGGGACGCCGCAGATCCAGAATATCATTCCGACCAGCTTCTTCGGCACGACGGCCTGGGCAGCGCCGTCGCTGGGGCTGATCGGATCGGCCTGCATCATGGGGATGGGGCTGGCCTATCTCGGCTGGCGGCGGCGGGCGATGAAGGCAGCGGGAGAGGGCTATGGCGCGCCGGAAACCCTGGTGAACGAGCCGGAAGCGGTGGATGGGGGCGAGAAGGTTGCGCATCCTTTGATCGCATTGCTGCCGCTGTTGGTGGTGGGGCTGGGAAATCTGGCTTTGACCATCATGATCCCGCGCATGGTGTCGGGGGAGGAGGTCAGCGTGTCGCTGATCGGCCTTGCCGAGCCGGTGGTGGTGAAGGTGGCGCAGGTGGCGGCGCTCTGGGCCGTGGAGGGCGCGTTGTTGCTGGGGATCGGGACGATCCTGCTCTTCGCCTTTGCGCGGGTGGCGCGGCGCTTTGCCGATGGGTCGAGGGCGGCCGTGGGCGGGGCGTTGCTCGCGGGGATGAATACGGCAGTGGAATATGGGTTCGGAGCGGTGATCGCGGCGCTGCCGGGCTTTCTGGTGGTGAAGGAGGCGCTGAAGGCCGTGCCCAATCCGCTGGTCAATGAGGCGATTACCGTGACCTCGCTCGCCGGGATTACGGGATCGGCTTCGGGCGGGCTGTCGATCGCGCTGGCGGCGATGGCCGAGCAGTTCGCAGCGGCGGGCGATGCTGCGGGCATCCCGCGCGAGGTGCTGCATCGGGTGGCGTCCATGGCGAGCGGCGGGATGGACAGCCTGCCGCATAATGGCGCGATCATCACGTTGTTGGCGGTGACGGGGCTGACCCATAGGCAGGCCTATAAGGATATTTTTGCGCTGACGTTGATCAAGACGTTCACCGTTTTCCTGGTGATCGCAGTCTATTATCTGACGGGACTGGCATAGAAGACGCCCCGGAATTGCCTCCGGGGCGTCAGCTGCTTTGATCCGGTTTTAACGGATGGCGCCGGTGATGACCGAGGCGATGATGCCGCTGGCAAGGGCGACCAGCACTGCGTCATTGCCTGAACTGACCCAGTGATAGCCGCGCGGCGGAGCCTTCAGGCGGTAGCCGCGATAATTGTCGATCACGCGATAGTTGTTCGCATAGCGGCGGTCGAAACGCTGGCCCTTGGCCCAGCGGCGGTGATTGTCGCGGCGGTCGTCCTTGCGAATGACGGTCGTCCGGGTGACGGTGCGGCCATGGGAGCCTTGCTTCACGGTCTGATGGACTTCGCGGTGCGGCGCGGCCTGAGCTTCCGCAGCGACCATCGGGCTCGCCATCATGGTGGTGGCGGTGAGAGCCATCAGCAACTTCTTGAACATCATCATGCTCCTTCTTTCTATGTCTTGCCGCCGTTCCCGGCGTCGCAAACAGAGATAGGACGCATTTGTCGCAGGACTGTGCCGGATCGCGGCAAAGCTGTCGCGAAGTGTAATCCCTATTCGTGACGCAGCGCGTCGATGGGGAGCAGGTTTACGCGCATATGTGCTTGTGCTGAACGGAGGTTGGCGAGACCGGCTTCATCGATCGGCGCGGGCCGAGAGCGCCAGTGCCGTTCCAGCGATCCATGCAATGCGATATCGCACCTTTTCCTTATACTCCGTCATCGTTAAAGGCGGTCCTCCGATGAGGACTGCCGAAATGGGCCGGGGGCTCAACGGCATTTGTGTCTCAAAGGTGTAACGGCTTTGAAAAATTGCGCTTTTGCTGGGCGCGCATGTCAGAAGGTGGATGATGAGGGCATTTCTTTTTCCGGGGCAGGGCAGCCAGTCGGTCGGCATGGGCAAGGCGCTGGCCGAAGCGAGCCCGGCGGCGAAGGAGCTGTTTCAGGAGGTCGATGACGCCCTGAAACAGCATTTGTTCCGCATCATGGTGGAGGGGCCGGAAAGCGACCTGACGCTGACGGAAAATGCGCAGCCCGCGATCATGGCCAATGCGCTGGCGACGCTGCGAGTGATGCAGAAGGAAGGCGGCTTTTCGCTGGCCGAGAAGGGCGATTTCGTCGCCGGGCATTCGCTGGGCGAATATAGCGCCCTCTGTGCGGCGGAGGCTTTCGACATCGGCACAACGGCGAAGCTGCTCAAGCTGCGCGGACGGGCGATGCAGGCTGCCGTGCCGGTGGGCGAAGGCGCGATGGCGGCTCTGCTGGGCGCGGATATCGAGAAGGCTTTGAGGCTGGCCGAGGCGGCTGCCCAGGGCGAGGTCTGCACCGTCGCCAACGACAATGACCCGACCCAGGTGGTGATTTCCGGCCATCGCGGCGCGATCGAGCGGG
Proteins encoded:
- the rplI gene encoding 50S ribosomal protein L9, whose product is MEIILLERIEKLGAIGDVVTVKDGYARNYLLPNKKALRSNNANKKVFEANRAKIEADNAARRTDAEKAAEGVNGKQIVLIRQSSNAGHLYGSVAVRDVVEALHADGVTNVTKAMVVLERPIKTLGVFDVKVALHPEVAVTITVNVARSPEEAELQSQGVDVMADLFEKDESGFTEDYDPNAEPGEIAVEAEEAPAEEA
- the rpsR gene encoding 30S ribosomal protein S18, with the protein product MARPFFRRRKSCPFAAKDAPKIDYKDVRLLQGFVSERGKIVPSRITAVSAKKQRELAQAIKRARHLGLLPYIVK
- the rpsF gene encoding 30S ribosomal protein S6 yields the protein MALYEHVFLARQDLAQAQVDALAETATKIVEENAGKVTKVETWGLRSLAYKIAKNRKAHYVMLNIDAPAGVVAELERQTQINEDIIRYMTIKVDELEGGPSVMMRKQERSERGDRGPRGDRGDRGPREDRGDRGPRREREEAAAGE
- a CDS encoding GntP family permease, producing the protein MAVGIAALSLILLMIAAYRGMSVIVMAPLLAMLAVFLTDPSAVPAVFSGLFMEKVGSFLKLYFPVFLLGALFGKLIEISGFSRSIVSAVIGLVGAQRAIPAIMLVTALLTYGGVSVFVAVFAVYPFAAEMFQQGDIPKRLVPATIGLGAITFTMDAMPGTPQIQNIIPTSFFGTTAWAAPSLGLIGSACIMGMGLAYLGWRRRAMKAAGEGYGAPETLVNEPEAVDGGEKVAHPLIALLPLLVVGLGNLALTIMIPRMVSGEEVSVSLIGLAEPVVVKVAQVAALWAVEGALLLGIGTILLFAFARVARRFADGSRAAVGGALLAGMNTAVEYGFGAVIAALPGFLVVKEALKAVPNPLVNEAITVTSLAGITGSASGGLSIALAAMAEQFAAAGDAAGIPREVLHRVASMASGGMDSLPHNGAIITLLAVTGLTHRQAYKDIFALTLIKTFTVFLVIAVYYLTGLA
- a CDS encoding RcnB family protein, producing MFKKLLMALTATTMMASPMVAAEAQAAPHREVHQTVKQGSHGRTVTRTTVIRKDDRRDNHRRWAKGQRFDRRYANNYRVIDNYRGYRLKAPPRGYHWVSSGNDAVLVALASGIIASVITGAIR
- the fabD gene encoding ACP S-malonyltransferase, translating into MRAFLFPGQGSQSVGMGKALAEASPAAKELFQEVDDALKQHLFRIMVEGPESDLTLTENAQPAIMANALATLRVMQKEGGFSLAEKGDFVAGHSLGEYSALCAAEAFDIGTTAKLLKLRGRAMQAAVPVGEGAMAALLGADIEKALRLAEAAAQGEVCTVANDNDPTQVVISGHRGAIERAVALVKDHGIKRGVLLPVSAPFHCPLMQPAAEAMEEALGKAAINTPLLPVYANVLASAIADPEEIKLRLVEQVTGRVRWRESVAAMWDAGVTEFVELGGKVLGPMVKRIAPDATVRSIVTMDDIEAALGAM